A stretch of the Papaver somniferum cultivar HN1 chromosome 6, ASM357369v1, whole genome shotgun sequence genome encodes the following:
- the LOC113288364 gene encoding pentatricopeptide repeat-containing protein At5g16640, mitochondrial-like isoform X2 has product MLIHLTMYWDHYQRTSESWVLFAYQERQVLNLMHIHLSGLCTTGRVGLAIALKNKMGKWNCSPNVVSYSAIIDALCKGGLVEEALVLFSEMLRDSSVVPNVVVYNSLINGLCNSGRLCETKKLLDEMAKRRIYADQITYNSIIHGHCHQLQHIN; this is encoded by the exons GACAAGTGAATCATGGGTTTTGTTTGCTTATCAAGAGAG ACAGGTACTCAACCTGATGCATATACATTTATCTGGGCTATGTACAACTGGTAGAGTGGGTCTTGCTATTGCGCTGAAAAACAAGATGGGGAAATGGAATTGCAGCCCTAATGTTGTTTCATACTCTGCCATCATAGATGCACTTTGCAAAGGAGGTTTAGTTGAAGAAGCTTTGGTTCTCTTCTCCGAAATGCTTAGAGATTCCAGTGTTGTGCCAAATGTGGTTGTTTACAATTCTTTGATTAACGGACTTTGCAATTCAGGACGGTTATGCGAGACAAAGAAACTCTTAGATGAGATGGCAAAAAGAAGAATCTATGCCGATCAAATCACCTATAATTCTATAATCCATGGTCACTGTCATCAGTTGCAGCATATTAATTGA
- the LOC113288364 gene encoding pentatricopeptide repeat-containing protein At1g62680, mitochondrial-like isoform X1 encodes MLIHLTMYWDHYQRKRLILHSKCLVKCLRQVLNLMHIHLSGLCTTGRVGLAIALKNKMGKWNCSPNVVSYSAIIDALCKGGLVEEALVLFSEMLRDSSVVPNVVVYNSLINGLCNSGRLCETKKLLDEMAKRRIYADQITYNSIIHGHCHQLQHIN; translated from the coding sequence GAAAAGATTGATTTTGCATTCGAAATGTTTGGTAAAATGTCTCAGACAGGTACTCAACCTGATGCATATACATTTATCTGGGCTATGTACAACTGGTAGAGTGGGTCTTGCTATTGCGCTGAAAAACAAGATGGGGAAATGGAATTGCAGCCCTAATGTTGTTTCATACTCTGCCATCATAGATGCACTTTGCAAAGGAGGTTTAGTTGAAGAAGCTTTGGTTCTCTTCTCCGAAATGCTTAGAGATTCCAGTGTTGTGCCAAATGTGGTTGTTTACAATTCTTTGATTAACGGACTTTGCAATTCAGGACGGTTATGCGAGACAAAGAAACTCTTAGATGAGATGGCAAAAAGAAGAATCTATGCCGATCAAATCACCTATAATTCTATAATCCATGGTCACTGTCATCAGTTGCAGCATATTAATTGA
- the LOC113288364 gene encoding pentatricopeptide repeat-containing protein At1g62680, mitochondrial-like isoform X3 produces MLIHLTMYWDHYQRQVLNLMHIHLSGLCTTGRVGLAIALKNKMGKWNCSPNVVSYSAIIDALCKGGLVEEALVLFSEMLRDSSVVPNVVVYNSLINGLCNSGRLCETKKLLDEMAKRRIYADQITYNSIIHGHCHQLQHIN; encoded by the coding sequence ACAGGTACTCAACCTGATGCATATACATTTATCTGGGCTATGTACAACTGGTAGAGTGGGTCTTGCTATTGCGCTGAAAAACAAGATGGGGAAATGGAATTGCAGCCCTAATGTTGTTTCATACTCTGCCATCATAGATGCACTTTGCAAAGGAGGTTTAGTTGAAGAAGCTTTGGTTCTCTTCTCCGAAATGCTTAGAGATTCCAGTGTTGTGCCAAATGTGGTTGTTTACAATTCTTTGATTAACGGACTTTGCAATTCAGGACGGTTATGCGAGACAAAGAAACTCTTAGATGAGATGGCAAAAAGAAGAATCTATGCCGATCAAATCACCTATAATTCTATAATCCATGGTCACTGTCATCAGTTGCAGCATATTAATTGA